Part of the Gemmatimonadaceae bacterium genome is shown below.
GCGCGCTGCTCCTTCACCGCCAGTTCGACGTTGCCGCGCACGTCGAGCGAGGGATCGAGCTGCGGCTCCTGCGGCAGGTAGCCGATCTTCGTGCCGGCCGCGGCCCACGCCTCGCCGTTCCAGTCCTTGTCGACGCCCGCCATGATGCGCAGCAGCGAGGACTTGCCGGCGCCGTTGGAACCGAGCACGCCGATCTTGGCGCCCGGGTAGAACGAGAGCCAGATATCGTTGAGGATCACGCGCGAAGGTGGAACCACCTTCGTGAGTGCCTTCATTACATAGATGAACTGCGGAGCCATGAGTCGGGTCTTGGGGGGAGGTGCGGGCGAGGGAATCTAACGCGGCACCACCGATCCCGAGTCAGCGACCCAGGCCTTCCCGCGCCTTTCGGATGCGCTCGATGTAGTCCAGCGTCTCCCGGTGACGCCACCTCGGCACACGTGGAGCCACCGCGCGGATGCTCGGCCAGACGCGGGGATCGAGCTTTGAACGTCGCGCCTCGCCCTGCGCCCGGAGCAGAGTGCGTCGGCCGGCGTTGTAGCTGCCGAACATGAACTCCGTTCGGTGATCGATGATCGAGTCCGCTTCCCACAGGAGCCACAGGCGCCGGTTGTAGTGAATGCCGGCCGCGATGTTCATGTCGGGGTCGTCGATCCACTTCAGGTCCTCGTTCTCGGACTGGATCGCGCGAAAGGTCGACGGCATGAGCTGCATCACGCCACGCGCGCCTGCTCGGCTGCGCGCCGTGCTGTCCAGATTGCTCTCGGTCATGCCCTGGGCCTTGAACAGCTTCCAGTCGAACGTCGGGCCGAAGTAGCGCTTGCTGTACTTCCGGAAGGTGTCGTCGTAGTCCACCCTCGTCCGCGAGCGCTGCGCGTGTGCCGTCATTGACGCGACGAGCACGGCGAGCGCCGCCAGCAGGTGCCGCCGCCTCACGGTCAGTTGAGCGCCTGGCCGATCACGATCGCGATCGCGAGGAACAGGGCGGCGATGAAGATCGCCACG
Proteins encoded:
- a CDS encoding transglycosylase SLT domain-containing protein — encoded protein: MRRRHLLAALAVLVASMTAHAQRSRTRVDYDDTFRKYSKRYFGPTFDWKLFKAQGMTESNLDSTARSRAGARGVMQLMPSTFRAIQSENEDLKWIDDPDMNIAAGIHYNRRLWLLWEADSIIDHRTEFMFGSYNAGRRTLLRAQGEARRSKLDPRVWPSIRAVAPRVPRWRHRETLDYIERIRKAREGLGR